The following are encoded in a window of Paenibacillus polymyxa genomic DNA:
- a CDS encoding amidohydrolase: MQGKNDTLADKVLLSNAIFNGLENESSPGFIALRGECIAAVGRPEEAQAWIGAGTVVCDLGDAFIMPGVHDNHVFFTGYMSMHRGVDLTHAASIEEAMESMLQAANNLPPGKDVTAYGWSEEGWGKLPEQSLLDELFPDRAVIAINLNKSYCWMNRLAQEKYQFLPDQCSAEARALLLQAMMKDHSLVKQEFMEFCRILAARGVTSIKDIGFDRHSELLPILEELKETGELPLRFHFSLEPVVEPLDIATGMKYKALYNGDLIRFQGYKLMLDGVVADHTGDMLEPYADMPEVTNLRTVDYEKIEASVLEADSQGIKCCLTAEGDAAIRQAVSMIEKCREQQGNNLIRHSISDLEYPHPDDLIRMGKNEIFAEVYAQILLLNPTYEEAYMPVVVGKGNENRFYNYKSMLEANVPITIGTDLPLFITSVPDSLYSASHRLFPDGSPAGGWYPDRGMPPSEVLKAWTINGARHCYMEEVTGTLEAGKYADIAVFDRNLLNASAGDIRDAQVILTIMGGKVTYNHSWNEG, translated from the coding sequence GTGCAAGGGAAGAATGACACTTTAGCGGACAAAGTTTTACTGTCAAATGCTATTTTTAATGGCTTAGAAAATGAATCCTCGCCGGGGTTTATTGCACTGCGAGGAGAATGTATTGCAGCAGTGGGGCGTCCCGAGGAGGCACAAGCTTGGATAGGAGCGGGAACGGTTGTCTGTGATTTGGGCGATGCTTTTATCATGCCAGGAGTTCATGACAACCATGTATTTTTTACCGGATATATGTCGATGCATCGGGGCGTGGATTTGACTCATGCAGCCTCTATTGAAGAAGCAATGGAATCCATGCTACAAGCGGCAAACAACCTTCCGCCAGGGAAAGATGTAACCGCTTACGGCTGGAGCGAGGAAGGTTGGGGCAAGCTGCCTGAGCAAAGCTTGTTGGACGAGCTGTTCCCTGATCGGGCGGTAATTGCCATTAACCTAAATAAAAGCTACTGCTGGATGAACCGACTGGCTCAGGAGAAATATCAATTTTTGCCGGATCAATGCAGTGCTGAGGCACGCGCTTTGCTGCTCCAAGCTATGATGAAGGATCACAGCCTTGTCAAACAAGAGTTTATGGAGTTTTGCCGCATACTAGCTGCACGAGGAGTTACCTCCATAAAAGATATTGGCTTTGACCGGCATAGCGAGCTGCTGCCGATTCTAGAAGAATTGAAAGAAACAGGAGAACTGCCGCTCCGATTTCATTTCTCACTTGAACCCGTTGTTGAACCGTTGGATATTGCCACCGGTATGAAGTATAAAGCACTTTATAATGGGGACCTTATTCGTTTCCAAGGATACAAGCTGATGCTTGACGGCGTCGTAGCAGATCATACGGGGGACATGCTGGAACCGTACGCAGATATGCCTGAAGTCACGAATTTGAGGACGGTTGATTACGAAAAAATTGAAGCCTCTGTGCTGGAAGCGGACAGCCAAGGTATCAAATGCTGCCTAACTGCAGAAGGTGATGCTGCGATTCGCCAAGCGGTATCCATGATTGAAAAATGCCGCGAACAACAAGGTAATAACCTTATCAGACATTCTATCAGTGATCTAGAGTATCCTCATCCAGATGATTTGATCAGAATGGGCAAAAACGAAATTTTTGCCGAAGTCTACGCCCAAATCCTGCTACTGAATCCAACCTATGAAGAGGCCTATATGCCTGTTGTGGTAGGCAAAGGTAATGAAAACCGATTTTATAATTATAAATCTATGCTGGAGGCTAACGTGCCAATAACCATTGGGACTGATCTGCCTTTATTTATCACAAGTGTTCCTGATTCACTGTACTCAGCTTCTCATCGGTTATTTCCGGACGGATCACCTGCTGGAGGCTGGTATCCCGATCGTGGGATGCCGCCATCCGAAGTTTTAAAAGCATGGACCATTAATGGAGCCAGACATTGTTATATGGAAGAGGTCACAGGCACGCTGGAGGCTGGAAAATATGCTGACATCGCCGTTTTTGACCGCAACCTTCTTAATGCATCCGCTGGTGATATCAGGGATGCCCAAGTGATACTGACCATTATGGGAGGGAAGGTTACTTATAACCATTCTTGGAATGAGGGATAA